In the genome of Pirellulales bacterium, one region contains:
- the lpdA gene encoding dihydrolipoyl dehydrogenase has protein sequence MGMVQHDLIVIGGGPGGYIAAIRAAQLGLNAACIEKETTLGGTCLRIGCIPSKALLESSERFAEAKEKLIEHGVKVAGVELDLAAMLRRKERIVETLCKGIEGLFRKHKITHYAGRGRITGPGQVSVAAADGAVQQLAGRHIIIATGSMPASLPGIELDGDRVGTSSEALSYREVPPRLVVVGGGYIGMELGSVWNRLGSKVVVLEFLNRILPGSDSELATEALGLFKKQGIEFRLGMRVTSAAFDRQRGMCFVQCADAEPIECDRVLVAVGRTPVTQDLGLETVGIKLDGKGRIPVNDHFQTAAQHVYAIGDCIPGPMLAHKAEEDGVACVEGIVTGYSHVNYDLVPAVVFTHPEIAAVGKTEDQLLSDGTPFRKGVFPFRANGRARTLADVDGKVKILAHQATDRVLGVHILGPRAGDLIAEAAAAMAFGATSEDIARTCHAHPTLSEAIKEAALAVEGRTLSL, from the coding sequence CTGGGCATGGTACAACACGACTTGATCGTCATCGGCGGAGGGCCTGGCGGCTATATCGCGGCCATTCGAGCGGCGCAGCTTGGATTGAATGCCGCCTGCATTGAAAAGGAAACGACACTCGGCGGCACATGCCTGCGCATCGGGTGCATTCCGAGCAAAGCCCTGCTCGAATCGAGCGAACGATTTGCAGAGGCAAAGGAAAAGCTCATCGAGCACGGCGTCAAGGTCGCCGGAGTCGAGCTAGATTTGGCTGCGATGCTGCGACGGAAAGAGCGGATTGTGGAAACGCTCTGCAAGGGCATCGAAGGGTTGTTTCGCAAGCATAAGATTACGCACTATGCTGGGCGCGGTCGAATCACCGGGCCAGGGCAAGTTTCGGTGGCGGCGGCTGACGGTGCCGTGCAACAACTTGCCGGTCGGCACATCATCATCGCCACCGGTAGCATGCCAGCGAGTCTGCCGGGCATCGAATTGGATGGCGACCGGGTGGGTACAAGCAGCGAAGCACTATCGTACCGCGAAGTGCCGCCACGGTTGGTGGTGGTTGGTGGCGGCTATATTGGCATGGAACTCGGCTCGGTTTGGAACCGATTGGGATCAAAAGTCGTAGTGCTCGAATTCCTCAATCGCATCTTGCCGGGCAGCGACAGTGAACTTGCCACTGAGGCATTGGGACTGTTCAAGAAACAGGGCATCGAGTTCCGCCTGGGAATGCGCGTCACCAGCGCCGCCTTCGATCGGCAGCGCGGCATGTGCTTCGTACAATGCGCCGACGCGGAGCCGATCGAGTGCGACCGCGTGCTTGTCGCCGTTGGCCGCACGCCAGTCACGCAAGACTTGGGCTTGGAAACGGTCGGCATTAAACTCGACGGCAAAGGCCGCATTCCAGTGAATGATCATTTCCAAACAGCAGCCCAGCATGTTTATGCCATCGGTGATTGCATCCCAGGCCCGATGCTCGCCCACAAGGCAGAAGAAGACGGCGTCGCGTGCGTCGAAGGAATCGTTACCGGTTACTCTCATGTGAATTACGATTTGGTGCCCGCGGTCGTCTTCACGCACCCAGAAATCGCTGCCGTCGGCAAGACGGAAGATCAGCTCTTGTCGGACGGCACGCCGTTCCGCAAAGGTGTCTTTCCCTTCCGCGCCAACGGCCGCGCCCGCACACTGGCCGACGTCGATGGCAAGGTGAAAATTCTCGCGCACCAAGCAACCGACCGCGTGTTGGGCGTCCACATTCTCGGCCCGCGCGCCGGCGACCTGATTGCCGAGGCTGCCGCCGCCATGGCCTTCGGCGCAACGAGTGAAGATATTGCGCGCACCTGCCATGCCCATCCGACGCTATCAGAAGCCATCAAGGAAGCCGCACTGGCCGTTGAAGGGAGAACGCTTAGCTTGTAA